A section of the Macaca thibetana thibetana isolate TM-01 chromosome 10, ASM2454274v1, whole genome shotgun sequence genome encodes:
- the TYMP gene encoding thymidine phosphorylase, which yields MAASMTVGTGAPPAPGDLSGEGSQGLLDPSPEPKQLPELIRIKRDGGRLSEADIRGFVAAVVNRSAQGAQIGAMLMAIRLQGMDLEETSVLTQALAQSGQQLEWPEAWHQQLVDKHSTGGVGDKVSLVLAPALAACGCKVPMISGRGLGHTGGTLDKLESIPGFNVTQSPEQMQALLEQAGCCIVGQSEQLVPADGILYAARDVTATVDSLPLITASILSKKLVEGLSALVIDVKFGGAAVFPNQEQARELARTLVGVGASLGLRVAAALTAMDKPLGRCVGNALEVEEALLCMDGAGPPDLRDLVTTLGGALLWLSGHAGTQAQGAARVAAALDDGSALGRFERMLAAQGVDPGLARALCSGSPAERRQLLPRAQEQEELLAPADAPLPAGTVELVRALPLALVLHELGAGRSRAGEPLRLGVGAELLVDVGQRLRRGTPWLRVHRDGPALSGPQRRALQEALVLSDRAPFAPPSPFAELVLPPQQ from the exons ATGGCGGCCTCGATGACGGTGGGAACCGGAGCCCCACCTGCGCCTGGTGACCTCTCCGGGGAAGGGAGCCAGGGACTTCTCGACCCCTCGCCAGAGCCCAAGCAGCTCCCGGAGCTGATCCGCATAAAGCGAGACGGAGGCCGCTTGAGCGAAGCGGACATCAGGGGCTTCGTGGCCGCTGTGGTGAACAGGAGTGCGCAGGGCGCACAGATCG GGGCCATGCTGATGGCGATCCGACTTCAGGGCATGGATCTGGAGGAGACCTCGGTGCTGACCCAGGCCCTGGCCCAGTCGGGGCAGCAGCTGGAGTGGCCAGAGGCCTGGCACCAGCAGCTTGTGGACAAGCATTCCACAGGGGGTGTAGGCGACAAGGTCAGCCTGGTCCTCGCACCTGCCCTGGCGGCGTGTGGCTGCAAG GTGCCAATGATCAGCGGACGTGGTCTGGGGCACACAGGAGGTACCTTGGATAAGCTGGAGTCTATTCCTGGATTCAATGTCACCCAGAGCCCAGAGCAG ATGCAAGCGCTGCTGGAGCAGGCGGGCTGCTGTATCGTGGGTCAGAGTGAGCAGCTGGTCCCTGCAGACGGAATCCTATATGCAGCCAGAGATGTGACAGCCACCGTGGACAGCCTGCCACTCATCACAG CCTCCATCCTCAGTAAGAAGCTCGTGGAGGGGCTGTCTGCTCTGGTGATCGACGTTAAGTTCGGAGGGGCCGCCGTCTTCCCCAATCAGGAGCAGGCCCGGGAGCTGGCAAGGACGCTG GTTGGTGTGGGAGCCAGCCTAGGGCTTCGGGTCGCGGCAGCGCTGACCGCCATGGACAAGCCCCTGGGCCGTTGCGTGGGCAAcgccctggaggtggaggaggcgCTGCTCTGCATGGACGGCGCAGGCCCGCCAGACTTAAGGGACCTGGTCACCACGCTCG GGGGCGCCCTGCTCTGGCTCAGCGGACACGCGGGGACTCAGGCCCAGGGCGCTGCCCGGGTGGCTGCGGCGCTGGACGACGGCTCGGCCCTTGGCCGCTTCGAGCGGATGCTGGCGGCGCAGGGCGTGGATCCCGGTCTGGCCCGAGCCCTGTGCTCCGGGAGCCCCGCAGAGCGCCGGCAGCTGCTGCCTCGCGCccaggagcaggaggagctgcTGGCGCCCGCGGATG CCCCTCTCCCCGCAGGCACCGTGGAGCTGGTCCGGGCGCTGCCGCTGGCGCTGGTGCTGCACGAGCTCGGGGCTGGGCGCAGCCGCGCTGGGGAGCCGCTCCGCCTGGGGGTGGGCGCCGAACTGCTGGTCGACGTGGGTCAGAGGCTGCGCCGTG GGACACCCTGGCTCCGCGTGCACCGGGACGGCCCCGCGCTCAGCGGCCCGCAGCGCCGCGCCCTGCAGGAGGCACTCGTACTCTCGGACCGCGCGCCCTTCGCGCCCCCCTCGCCCTTCGCCGAGCTCGTTCTGCCGCCGCAGCAATAA
- the LOC126929439 gene encoding protein SCO2 homolog, mitochondrial has product MLLLTRSPTAWHRLSHLKPPVLPGTVGGQALHLRSWFLSRQGPAETGRQGQPQGPGLRTRLLITALFGAGLGGAWLALRAEKERLQQQKRIEALRQAAVGQGDFHLLDHKGQGRCKADFRGQWVLMYFGFTHCPDICPDELEKLVQVVRKLEAEPGLPPVQPVFITVDPERDDVEAMARYVQDFHPRLLGLTGSTEQIAQATHSYRVYYSAGPKDEDQDYIVDHSITIYLLNPDGLFTDYYGRSKSAEQISDSVRRHMATFRSVLS; this is encoded by the coding sequence ATGCTGCTGCTGACTCGGAGCCCCACAGCTTGGCACAGGCTCTCTCACCTCAAGCCCCCAGTCCTCCCTGGGACCGTGGGAGGCCAGGCCCTGCATCTGAGGTCCTGGTTTTTGTCAAGGCAGGGCCCTGCAGAGACAGGTAGGCAGGGCCAGCCTCAGGGCCCTGGGCTTCGAACCAGGCTGTTGATCACAGCCCTGTTTGGAGCTGGACTTGGTGGGGCCTGGCTGGCCCTGAGGGCTGAGAAAGAGAGGCTGCAGCAGCAAAAGCGAATAGAAGCCCTGCGCCAGGCAGCTGTGGGCCAGGGCGACTTCCACCTGCTGGACCACAAAGGCCAGGGTCGCTGCAAGGCTGACTTCCGGGGCCAGTGGGTGCTGATGTACTTTGGCTTCACTCACTGCCCTGACATCTGCCCAGACGAGCTGGAGAAGCTGGTGCAGGTGGTGCGGAAGCTGGAAGCAGAGCCTGGTTTGCCTCCAGTGCAGCCCGTCTTCATTACTGTGGACCCCGAGCGGGACGATGTGGAAGCCATGGCCCGCTATGTCCAGGACTTCCACCCAAGACTGCTGGGTCTGACCGGCTCCACCGAACAGATTGCCCAGGCTACTCACAGTTACCGTGTGTACTACAGTGCCGGCCCCAAGGATGAGGATCAGGACTACATCGTGGACCACTCCATTACCATCTACCTGCTCAACCCTGACGGCCTCTTCACCGATTACTACGGCCGGAGCAAGTCAGCTGAGCAGATCTCAGACAGTGTGCGGCGGCACATGGCGACTTTCCGCAGTGTCCTGTCTTAA